In one Gemmatimonadota bacterium genomic region, the following are encoded:
- a CDS encoding GIY-YIG nuclease family protein has product MARKSRAYTFKEPTSDEQLAAMRAVVRESARNEPGVYRMIAENGEIVYVGKSKQIRSRLMSYFRAAYPEDKGARILRDATRIEWDYEPSEFAALLRELRLIKQYRPRFNVAMKRDARHYSFIKISRGAAPKLNVVRGAGPDDAAVYYGPFVGAQRVSEAVRELNDVLGLRDCRSDMPIYFADQRELFQLGRTPGCIRHEIRKCLGPCVGGCTVAEYDHQLALARAFLEGSDAGPADTLRRQMEAASNALEFERAAIFRDKLSRLEALREQFDRLRFAVESLSFVYNVEGFDGRDRTYVIRRGIVRAELDSPKTRRDKAAMRRLVDDIFGEKPTSCSSIPTHEIDELLLLSSWFRRFPQEMQRASRVA; this is encoded by the coding sequence ATGGCAAGGAAGTCACGCGCGTACACGTTCAAGGAGCCGACAAGCGACGAGCAGCTCGCCGCGATGCGCGCTGTGGTTCGCGAATCTGCCCGCAACGAACCAGGAGTCTATCGTATGATCGCCGAGAACGGCGAGATCGTGTACGTCGGCAAGTCGAAGCAGATTCGCTCCCGTCTGATGAGCTACTTTCGCGCAGCGTATCCAGAAGACAAGGGCGCGCGCATCCTGCGTGACGCGACCCGCATCGAATGGGACTACGAGCCGAGTGAATTCGCCGCACTGTTGCGCGAGCTGAGACTGATCAAGCAATACCGCCCAAGATTCAATGTGGCGATGAAGCGCGACGCCAGGCACTACTCGTTCATCAAGATCTCGCGCGGCGCGGCTCCAAAGCTCAACGTCGTTCGCGGCGCTGGTCCCGATGACGCAGCGGTGTATTACGGCCCATTCGTCGGCGCACAGCGCGTGAGCGAGGCGGTGCGCGAGCTGAATGACGTGCTGGGACTTCGCGATTGCCGGAGCGACATGCCGATCTACTTCGCCGATCAGCGCGAGCTCTTCCAGCTGGGGCGCACGCCCGGATGCATTCGGCACGAGATCCGAAAGTGCCTCGGACCCTGTGTCGGTGGATGCACCGTCGCGGAGTACGATCACCAGCTTGCGCTTGCACGTGCATTTCTCGAGGGCTCCGATGCCGGACCGGCTGACACACTCCGTCGTCAGATGGAGGCGGCGAGCAACGCACTGGAATTCGAGCGCGCCGCGATCTTCCGCGACAAGCTGTCGCGCCTCGAAGCTCTGCGCGAGCAGTTCGACCGGCTACGCTTCGCCGTGGAGTCGCTCTCTTTCGTTTACAACGTGGAAGGCTTTGACGGCCGCGATCGGACGTACGTCATTCGCCGCGGCATCGTACGAGCGGAGCTGGACAGCCCAAAAACTCGCCGCGACAAGGCCGCAATGCGCCGGCTGGTGGACGACATATTCGGCGAAAAGCCGACAAGCTGCTCGTCCATCCCGACTCATGAGATAGACGAGCTGCTGCTACTGTCGAGTTGGTTCAGGAGATTTCCTCAGGAGATGCAACGCGCCAGCCGCGTTGCCTGA